A section of the Streptomyces sp. Je 1-369 genome encodes:
- a CDS encoding leucyl aminopeptidase, which yields MTALTLSTAAATGLRADAIVVGVAKGAGSKGGLVIAPGAEAVDKAYDGKLASVLETLGASGGEGEVTKLPAPSGFKAPVVVAVGLGEVPEKDETYGTDALRRAAGAAARALTGSKKAAFALPVEDAADAGALAEGALLGAYSFDAYKSIADAKATKKNGKDAKAPLAEVALLGGKPRDKAYKAAVERAIAVAEELNRARDLVNTPPNDLNPEAFAAVAQAAAKEHGIKVQVFDEKALAKGGFGGILGVGVGSDAPPRLVKLSYTSSKAGKNTKHLAFVGKGITYDSGGISLKPAGHNETMKCDMAGAAAVFAAVVAAARLGLEVNVTGWLALAENMPSGSATRPGDVLRMYSGKTVEVLNTDAEGRLVLADAIAKASEDQPDAIVDVATLTGAMMMALGNRTFGIMANDDAFRTSIHEIAEEVGEPSWPMPLPADLRKGMDSPTADIANMGERMGGGLVAGLFLKEFVGEGIAWAHLDIAGPAFHEGAPFGYTPKGGTGSAVRTLVRLAEHTASGDLG from the coding sequence GTGACTGCTCTGACTCTCAGCACCGCCGCCGCGACCGGCCTGCGTGCCGACGCGATCGTCGTCGGTGTCGCCAAGGGCGCTGGATCCAAGGGGGGCCTGGTCATCGCCCCCGGCGCCGAGGCCGTGGACAAGGCGTACGACGGCAAGCTCGCGTCCGTCCTGGAGACCCTCGGCGCCTCGGGCGGCGAGGGTGAGGTGACGAAGCTTCCCGCGCCGTCCGGCTTCAAGGCCCCGGTCGTCGTCGCGGTCGGTCTCGGCGAGGTCCCGGAGAAGGACGAGACGTACGGCACGGACGCCCTGCGCCGCGCCGCCGGTGCTGCCGCGCGCGCCCTGACCGGCTCGAAGAAGGCCGCGTTCGCGCTGCCCGTCGAGGACGCCGCGGACGCCGGCGCGCTGGCCGAGGGCGCCCTGCTCGGCGCCTACTCGTTCGACGCGTACAAGAGCATCGCCGACGCCAAGGCCACGAAGAAGAACGGCAAGGACGCCAAGGCGCCCCTCGCCGAGGTCGCCCTGCTCGGCGGCAAGCCCCGCGACAAGGCGTACAAGGCCGCCGTCGAGCGCGCCATCGCCGTCGCCGAGGAGCTGAACCGCGCCCGCGACCTGGTGAACACCCCGCCGAACGACCTCAACCCCGAGGCGTTCGCCGCCGTCGCCCAGGCCGCGGCCAAGGAGCACGGCATCAAGGTCCAGGTGTTCGACGAGAAGGCCCTCGCCAAGGGCGGCTTCGGCGGCATCCTCGGCGTCGGCGTCGGCTCCGACGCCCCGCCGCGCCTGGTGAAGCTCTCGTACACGAGCTCCAAGGCAGGCAAGAACACGAAGCACCTCGCCTTCGTCGGCAAGGGCATCACGTACGACTCGGGCGGCATCTCGCTGAAGCCCGCCGGTCACAACGAGACCATGAAGTGCGACATGGCCGGTGCCGCCGCGGTCTTCGCCGCCGTCGTCGCCGCCGCTCGCCTCGGCCTCGAGGTGAACGTCACCGGCTGGCTGGCGCTCGCCGAGAACATGCCGTCCGGCTCCGCGACCCGCCCCGGCGACGTCCTGCGGATGTACAGCGGCAAGACCGTCGAGGTCCTCAACACCGACGCCGAGGGCCGTCTCGTCCTGGCCGACGCCATCGCCAAGGCCTCCGAGGACCAGCCCGACGCGATCGTCGACGTGGCGACGCTGACCGGCGCCATGATGATGGCGCTCGGCAACCGCACCTTCGGCATCATGGCCAACGACGACGCCTTCCGCACCTCGATCCACGAGATCGCCGAGGAGGTCGGCGAGCCGTCCTGGCCGATGCCGCTCCCCGCCGACCTGCGCAAGGGCATGGACTCCCCCACCGCCGACATCGCCAACATGGGCGAGCGGATGGGCGGCGGCCTGGTCGCCGGTCTCTTCCTGAAGGAGTTCGTCGGCGAGGGCATCGCCTGGGCCCACCTCGACATCGCGGGCCCGGCCTTCCACGAGGGCGCCCCGTTCGGCTACACCCCCAAGGGCGGCACCGGCTCCGCCGTCCGCACCCTGGTCCGGCTCGCCGAGCACACCGCCTCGGGCGACCTGGGCTGA
- the sucB gene encoding 2-oxoglutarate dehydrogenase, E2 component, dihydrolipoamide succinyltransferase produces the protein MAVSVSLPALGESVTEGTVTRWLKAEGERVEADEPLLEVSTDKVDTEIPSPAAGILASIKVAEDETVEVGAELAVIDDGSGDAGGSAAPAQEEAPAAPAQEEAPQQEEAPAQAEAPAAPAPSGGSAEGTDVTLPALGESVTEGTVTRWLKEVGEEVAADEPLLEVSTDKVDTEIPSPVAGVLLEIVVGEDETAEVGAKLAVIGAPGAAPAQAEAPAPAAPAKEEAPAPAPAAPAQPAAPAAPAAPAAAPAAPAKPAAAAPAPAQPAAPAQSAPAAPAAPAQATPADDGAYVTPLVRKLATENGVNLSEVTGSGVGGRIRKQDVIAAAEAKKSAPAPAAAAPAAASKAPALEVSPLRGQTVKMTRMRKVIGDNMMKALHSQAQLTSVVEVDITKLMKLRAKAKDSFAAREGVKLSPMPFFVKAAAQALKAHPVINARINEDEGTITYFDSENIGIAVDAEKGLMTPVIKGAGDLNIAGISKKTAELAGKARGGGLTPDDMSGATFTISNTGSRGALFDTVIVPPNQAAILGIGATVKRPVVINHPDLGETIAVRDMTYLSLSYDHRLVDGADAARYLTAVKAILEAGEFEVELGL, from the coding sequence ATGGCGGTTTCCGTATCCCTTCCGGCGCTCGGCGAGAGCGTCACCGAGGGCACTGTCACCCGTTGGCTGAAGGCCGAGGGCGAGCGCGTCGAGGCCGACGAGCCGCTGCTCGAGGTGTCGACCGACAAGGTCGACACCGAGATCCCCTCCCCGGCCGCCGGCATCCTGGCATCCATCAAGGTCGCCGAGGACGAGACCGTCGAGGTCGGCGCCGAGCTCGCCGTCATCGACGACGGCTCCGGCGACGCGGGCGGCTCGGCCGCTCCGGCGCAGGAGGAGGCCCCGGCCGCCCCCGCGCAGGAGGAGGCCCCGCAGCAGGAGGAGGCCCCGGCCCAGGCCGAGGCGCCCGCCGCCCCCGCCCCGTCCGGCGGTTCCGCCGAGGGCACCGATGTCACCCTGCCCGCGCTCGGCGAGTCCGTCACCGAGGGCACCGTCACCCGCTGGCTGAAGGAGGTCGGCGAGGAGGTCGCGGCCGACGAGCCCCTCCTCGAGGTCTCGACGGACAAGGTCGACACCGAGATCCCCTCGCCGGTCGCGGGCGTGCTGCTCGAGATCGTCGTCGGTGAGGACGAGACCGCCGAGGTCGGCGCCAAGCTCGCCGTCATCGGTGCGCCCGGTGCCGCTCCGGCGCAGGCCGAGGCCCCGGCCCCGGCCGCCCCGGCCAAGGAGGAGGCCCCGGCTCCGGCCCCGGCCGCCCCCGCGCAGCCCGCGGCTCCGGCCGCCCCGGCCGCCCCGGCCGCCGCCCCCGCGGCTCCGGCCAAGCCCGCCGCTGCCGCCCCGGCGCCGGCTCAGCCCGCCGCCCCGGCCCAGTCGGCTCCGGCCGCGCCCGCCGCCCCGGCGCAGGCCACCCCGGCCGACGACGGTGCGTACGTGACGCCGCTGGTGCGCAAGCTCGCCACCGAGAACGGTGTGAACCTCTCCGAGGTCACCGGTTCCGGTGTCGGCGGCCGCATCCGCAAGCAGGACGTCATCGCCGCCGCCGAGGCCAAGAAGTCGGCCCCGGCCCCGGCCGCCGCCGCCCCGGCCGCCGCTTCGAAGGCCCCGGCCCTCGAGGTCTCGCCGCTCCGCGGCCAGACGGTCAAGATGACCCGCATGCGCAAGGTCATCGGCGACAACATGATGAAGGCCCTGCACTCGCAGGCCCAGCTGACCTCGGTCGTCGAGGTCGACATCACCAAGCTGATGAAGCTGCGCGCCAAGGCGAAGGACTCCTTCGCGGCCCGCGAGGGCGTCAAGCTCTCGCCGATGCCGTTCTTCGTCAAGGCCGCCGCCCAGGCGCTGAAGGCCCACCCGGTCATCAACGCCCGGATCAACGAGGACGAAGGCACGATCACGTACTTCGACTCGGAGAACATCGGCATCGCCGTGGACGCCGAGAAGGGTCTGATGACCCCGGTCATCAAGGGTGCGGGCGACCTCAACATCGCCGGTATCTCGAAGAAGACCGCGGAGCTGGCCGGCAAGGCCCGTGGCGGTGGCCTCACCCCGGACGACATGTCCGGCGCCACCTTCACGATCTCCAACACCGGTTCGCGCGGCGCCCTGTTCGACACGGTCATCGTGCCGCCGAACCAGGCCGCCATCCTCGGCATCGGTGCCACGGTCAAGCGCCCGGTCGTCATCAACCACCCCGACCTGGGCGAGACCATCGCGGTGCGGGACATGACGTACCTGTCGCTCTCCTACGACCACCGTCTGGTGGACGGCGCGGACGCCGCCCGCTACCTGACCGCGGTCAAGGCGATCCTGGAGGCCGGCGAGTTCGAGGTCGAGCTCGGCCTGTAG
- a CDS encoding helix-turn-helix transcriptional regulator: protein MRAARLIKMVLLLQARPSMTAAELAAELEVSERTITRDAQALSEAGVPVYADRGRTGGYRLIGGYRTRLTGLGRSEAEALFLSGVPGALREMGLADAASAARLKVSAALMPSLRDASQNASQRFHLDAPGWFRETPAPELLPAVADAVWDDRRVTARYCRQDTEVERELEPYGLVLKAGVWYLCARVPESGVYRVYRIDRFTAVVAGEERFARDEEFDLPGFWEERAEQFARAILRSEAVVRLSEAGVRQLPYATDRAVAREAMGTAGEPDAAGRVTVTLPVENEDVAYAQLLSLGPEAEVLGPPGLRARFAEAAARAAALYR, encoded by the coding sequence ATGCGCGCCGCCCGTCTCATCAAGATGGTCCTGCTGCTCCAGGCCAGGCCCTCCATGACCGCCGCCGAACTGGCCGCCGAGCTGGAGGTCTCCGAGCGGACGATCACGCGCGACGCGCAGGCGCTGTCGGAGGCGGGCGTTCCCGTCTACGCCGACCGGGGCCGCACCGGCGGCTACCGGCTGATCGGCGGCTACCGCACCCGTCTCACGGGGCTCGGCCGCAGCGAGGCGGAGGCGCTGTTCCTGTCCGGGGTGCCGGGCGCGCTGCGGGAGATGGGACTCGCGGACGCGGCGTCGGCGGCCCGTCTGAAGGTGTCGGCGGCGCTGATGCCGTCGCTGCGGGACGCCTCGCAGAACGCGTCGCAGCGGTTCCATCTGGACGCGCCCGGCTGGTTCAGGGAGACGCCCGCCCCCGAGCTGCTGCCCGCCGTGGCGGACGCGGTGTGGGACGACCGGCGCGTGACCGCCCGCTACTGCCGCCAGGACACCGAGGTGGAGCGGGAGTTGGAGCCGTACGGGCTCGTCCTGAAGGCCGGTGTCTGGTATTTGTGTGCGCGGGTGCCCGAATCGGGGGTGTACCGCGTGTACCGCATCGACCGGTTCACCGCGGTCGTGGCGGGCGAGGAGCGGTTCGCGCGGGACGAGGAGTTCGACCTGCCGGGGTTCTGGGAGGAGCGGGCCGAGCAGTTCGCGCGGGCGATCCTGCGCTCCGAGGCCGTGGTGCGGCTCTCGGAGGCGGGCGTACGTCAGCTGCCTTACGCCACCGACCGCGCCGTCGCACGGGAGGCGATGGGGACGGCGGGCGAGCCGGACGCGGCGGGTCGGGTGACGGTCACGCTGCCCGTCGAGAACGAGGACGTGGCGTACGCGCAGCTCCTGTCGCTCGGCCCGGAGGCGGAGGTCCTCGGGCCGCCGGGTCTGCGCGCACGCTTCGCGGA
- the aceE gene encoding pyruvate dehydrogenase (acetyl-transferring), homodimeric type, whose product MTDPSAIQPSELDQLPDRDPEETAEWQASLDAVTEAAGPHRAAYLMRRTLERAEGAGLALPKLLETDYVNTIPTSAEPAVDGDEEMERKITAWNRWNAAAMVTRGSKHGVGGHIATFASAAWLYETGFNHFFKGKEGDGSGDQLYIQGHASPGIYARAFLDGRLNEAQLDNFRQEAGGNGLPSYPHPRRLPWLWEFPTVSMGLGPLSAIYQARFNRYLTNRGIKDVSASHVWAFLGDGEMDEPESTAALALAAREGLDNLTYVINCNLQRLDGPVRANFRVVQELEAQFRGAGWNVIKIMWGNAWDELFQLDTTGALVRRLREVPDAQFQTYATRDAAYIREHFFGAEPALAEMAKLLSDDKISECFHLSRGGHEARKVYAAYRAALTHKGAPTVILAQTVKGFTLGKGFESKNANHQMKKLTVDEFKDMRDLLGLPIPDSDFVDGQVPYGHPGADSPEVRYLQERRAALGGPAPARRTQPLAPLPAAADKTFASFDKGSGSQSVATTMAFVRLVKDLVRDKQTGKRWVPIVPDEARTFGMESLFPSLGIYSPKGQTYEPVDRDQLMYYKEAKDGQILNEGITEAGSMADFIAASTAYATHGEAMIPFYIFYSMFGWQRTADQMWQLGDQLGRGFLVGATAGRTTLTGEGLQHADGHSPVIAATNPAALSYDPAFAYEIAAIVKEGLRRMYGEAHEGEDQNVFYYLTVYNEPMPQPAKPAGVDEGIVKGLYRFNTAESAGLSPAANASRIQLLGSGTAIHWTLAAQKMLAEEWGVAADVWSATSWTELRRDALEADEAILRGEERVPYIRTVLEGAQGPVLAVSDYMRQVPDQIAQWVEQDYSSLGADGFGLSDTRDAARRHFGIDAESIVVAALAQLARRGEVPASAVKEARAKYGL is encoded by the coding sequence ATGACCGACCCCTCCGCAATCCAGCCGAGCGAGCTCGACCAGCTCCCGGACCGCGACCCCGAGGAGACCGCCGAATGGCAGGCCTCCCTGGACGCCGTCACCGAGGCGGCCGGGCCGCATCGTGCCGCATACCTCATGCGCCGCACGCTGGAGCGCGCCGAGGGCGCGGGCCTGGCGCTGCCCAAGCTGCTTGAGACCGACTACGTCAACACCATCCCCACCTCCGCCGAGCCGGCAGTCGACGGCGACGAGGAGATGGAGCGCAAGATCACTGCGTGGAACCGCTGGAACGCGGCCGCCATGGTCACGCGCGGCTCCAAGCACGGTGTCGGCGGCCACATCGCGACCTTCGCGTCCGCGGCCTGGCTGTACGAGACCGGCTTCAACCACTTCTTCAAGGGCAAGGAGGGGGACGGTTCCGGCGACCAGCTGTACATCCAGGGCCACGCCTCCCCCGGCATCTACGCCCGCGCCTTCCTCGACGGCCGCCTGAACGAGGCGCAGCTCGACAACTTCCGGCAGGAGGCGGGCGGCAACGGCCTGCCCTCCTACCCGCACCCGCGCCGTCTGCCCTGGCTGTGGGAGTTCCCGACCGTCTCCATGGGTCTGGGCCCGCTCTCCGCCATCTACCAGGCGCGCTTCAACCGGTACCTCACCAACCGCGGCATCAAGGACGTCTCCGCCTCGCACGTGTGGGCGTTCCTCGGTGACGGCGAGATGGACGAGCCCGAGTCGACGGCGGCCCTCGCACTGGCCGCGCGTGAGGGTCTCGACAACCTCACGTACGTCATCAACTGCAACCTGCAGCGCCTCGACGGCCCGGTCCGCGCCAACTTCCGCGTGGTCCAGGAGCTGGAGGCCCAGTTCCGCGGCGCCGGCTGGAACGTCATCAAGATCATGTGGGGCAACGCCTGGGACGAGCTCTTCCAGCTCGACACCACCGGCGCCCTGGTCCGCCGCCTCCGCGAGGTGCCGGACGCGCAGTTCCAGACGTACGCGACGCGCGACGCCGCCTACATCCGTGAGCACTTCTTCGGTGCCGAGCCCGCGCTCGCCGAGATGGCGAAGCTGCTCAGCGACGACAAGATCAGCGAGTGCTTCCACCTCTCGCGCGGCGGCCACGAGGCCCGCAAGGTCTACGCGGCCTACCGCGCGGCGCTCACCCACAAGGGCGCGCCGACCGTGATCCTCGCGCAGACGGTCAAGGGCTTCACCCTCGGCAAGGGCTTCGAGTCCAAGAACGCCAACCACCAGATGAAGAAGCTGACGGTGGACGAGTTCAAGGACATGCGCGACCTGCTCGGTCTGCCGATCCCGGACAGCGACTTCGTCGACGGCCAGGTGCCCTACGGCCACCCCGGCGCCGACTCCCCCGAGGTCCGCTACCTCCAGGAGCGCCGTGCCGCGCTCGGCGGTCCGGCCCCGGCCCGCCGCACGCAGCCGCTCGCCCCGCTGCCCGCCGCCGCGGACAAGACCTTCGCCTCCTTCGACAAGGGCTCGGGCTCGCAGTCGGTGGCGACGACCATGGCGTTCGTACGCCTGGTCAAGGACCTCGTACGCGACAAGCAGACCGGCAAGCGCTGGGTGCCGATCGTCCCCGACGAGGCGCGCACCTTCGGCATGGAGTCGCTCTTCCCGTCGCTCGGCATCTACTCGCCGAAGGGCCAGACGTACGAGCCGGTCGACCGCGACCAGCTGATGTACTACAAGGAAGCCAAGGACGGCCAGATCCTCAACGAGGGGATCACCGAGGCCGGTTCGATGGCGGACTTCATCGCCGCGTCCACCGCGTACGCCACGCACGGCGAAGCGATGATCCCGTTCTACATCTTCTACTCGATGTTCGGCTGGCAGCGCACGGCCGACCAGATGTGGCAGCTCGGCGACCAGCTCGGCCGCGGCTTCCTCGTCGGCGCCACCGCGGGCCGCACGACGCTGACGGGTGAGGGTCTCCAGCACGCGGACGGTCACTCGCCGGTGATCGCCGCGACCAACCCGGCCGCCCTGTCGTACGACCCGGCGTTCGCGTACGAGATCGCCGCGATCGTCAAGGAGGGTCTGCGCCGCATGTACGGCGAGGCCCACGAGGGCGAAGACCAGAACGTCTTCTACTACCTCACCGTCTACAACGAGCCCATGCCGCAGCCCGCGAAGCCCGCGGGTGTCGACGAGGGCATCGTCAAGGGCCTGTACCGCTTCAACACGGCGGAGTCCGCGGGGCTCTCCCCCGCGGCCAACGCCTCGCGCATCCAGCTGCTCGGTTCGGGTACGGCCATCCACTGGACCCTCGCCGCGCAGAAGATGCTCGCCGAGGAGTGGGGCGTGGCCGCCGACGTGTGGTCCGCGACCTCGTGGACGGAGCTGCGCCGCGACGCGCTGGAGGCCGACGAGGCCATCCTGCGCGGCGAGGAGCGCGTCCCGTACATCCGTACGGTGCTCGAGGGCGCCCAGGGCCCGGTCCTCGCCGTCTCCGACTACATGCGTCAGGTCCCCGACCAGATCGCGCAGTGGGTCGAGCAGGACTACTCGTCGCTCGGTGCGGACGGCTTCGGCCTGTCCGACACGCGTGACGCCGCCCGCCGTCACTTCGGCATCGACGCGGAGTCGATCGTCGTCGCCGCGCTGGCGCAGCTCGCCCGCCGCGGCGAGGTGCCTGCCTCCGCGGTGAAGGAGGCGCGGGCCAAGTACGGCCTGTAG
- a CDS encoding GntR family transcriptional regulator, whose product MTAPVVHSLREQIREHIVEGIVSGRWKPGERIVERRIAVELEVSQTPVREALRELETLRLIESAPNKGVRVRNLTAADLEESYPVRAGLEAIAAELAAGRLAEDCSALEPHVAALYEADRASDGTAQVRHTVGFHRELVRAADNSVLLHTWEGLGIEVFTALSIRWLGTVQQSYAEEHEALVSAFRRRDPAIADLVKSHVLGCAPRP is encoded by the coding sequence ATGACCGCGCCCGTTGTTCACTCGCTGCGCGAACAGATCCGCGAGCACATCGTGGAGGGGATCGTCAGCGGGCGCTGGAAGCCGGGCGAGCGCATCGTGGAGCGCCGGATCGCGGTGGAGCTCGAGGTCTCCCAGACCCCCGTCCGTGAGGCGCTGCGCGAGCTGGAGACGCTCCGGCTCATCGAGTCGGCGCCCAACAAGGGTGTACGCGTACGCAACTTGACCGCCGCCGACCTGGAGGAGAGCTACCCGGTCCGTGCGGGCCTGGAAGCCATCGCCGCCGAGCTGGCGGCCGGACGGCTCGCCGAGGACTGCTCGGCCCTGGAGCCCCATGTCGCGGCCCTGTACGAAGCGGACAGGGCCTCCGACGGCACCGCCCAGGTGCGGCACACCGTGGGTTTCCACCGCGAGCTGGTGCGCGCCGCGGACAACTCCGTGCTGCTGCACACCTGGGAGGGCCTCGGCATCGAGGTCTTCACGGCGCTCTCCATCCGCTGGCTCGGCACGGTCCAGCAGTCGTACGCGGAGGAGCACGAGGCCCTGGTCTCCGCCTTCCGGCGCCGTGACCCGGCCATCGCGGACCTGGTCAAGTCCCACGTCCTCGGGTGCGCACCGCGTCCGTGA
- the lpdA gene encoding dihydrolipoyl dehydrogenase — protein sequence MANDASTVFDLVILGGGSGGYAAALRGAQLGLDVALIEKNKLGGTCLHNGCIPTKALLHAGEIADQAREADQFGVKATFEGIDMAAVHKYKDDVISGLYKGLQGLVASRKVTYIEGEGKLSSPTSVDVNGQRVQGRHVLLATGSVPKSLPGLEIDGNRIISSDHGLTLDRVPKSAIILGGGVIGVEFASAWKSFGADVTVIEGLKHLVPVEDENSSKLLERAFRKRGIKFNLGTFFDKAEYTQDGVRVTLADGKTFEAEVLLVAIGRGPVSQGLGYEEQGVAMDRGYVLVDEYMQTNVPTISAVGDLVPTLQLAHVGFAEGMLVAERLAGLKTVPVDYDGVPRVTYCHPEVASVGITEAKAKEIYGADKVVALKYNLAGNGKSKILKTAGEIKLVQVKDGAVVGVHMVGDRMGEQVGEAQLIYNWEALPAEVAQLIHAHPTQNEALGEAHLALAGKPLHSHD from the coding sequence GTGGCGAACGACGCCAGCACCGTTTTCGACCTAGTGATTCTCGGCGGCGGTAGCGGCGGTTACGCCGCGGCCCTGCGCGGAGCGCAGCTGGGCCTGGACGTCGCACTGATCGAGAAGAACAAGCTCGGCGGCACCTGCCTGCACAACGGCTGCATCCCCACGAAGGCGCTGCTGCACGCCGGCGAGATCGCCGACCAGGCGCGCGAGGCCGACCAGTTCGGCGTGAAGGCCACCTTCGAGGGCATCGACATGGCGGCCGTCCACAAGTACAAGGACGACGTGATCTCGGGGCTCTACAAGGGCCTCCAGGGCCTCGTGGCCTCCCGCAAGGTGACGTACATCGAGGGCGAGGGCAAGCTCTCCTCCCCGACCTCGGTCGACGTGAACGGCCAGCGTGTCCAGGGCCGCCACGTCCTCCTCGCGACCGGCTCCGTGCCGAAGTCGCTGCCGGGCCTGGAGATCGACGGCAACCGCATCATCTCCTCGGACCACGGCCTGACCCTGGACCGCGTGCCGAAGTCCGCGATCATCCTGGGCGGCGGCGTCATCGGCGTCGAGTTCGCCTCGGCGTGGAAGTCCTTCGGGGCCGACGTCACGGTCATCGAGGGCCTCAAGCACCTCGTGCCCGTCGAGGACGAGAACAGCTCCAAGCTTCTTGAGCGCGCGTTCCGCAAGCGCGGCATCAAGTTCAACCTCGGCACCTTCTTCGACAAGGCCGAGTACACGCAGGACGGCGTCCGCGTGACCCTCGCCGACGGCAAGACCTTCGAGGCCGAGGTCCTCCTGGTCGCCATCGGCCGCGGCCCGGTCTCGCAGGGCCTCGGTTACGAGGAGCAGGGCGTCGCCATGGACCGTGGCTACGTCCTCGTCGACGAGTACATGCAGACCAACGTGCCCACCATTTCGGCCGTGGGCGACCTGGTGCCGACCCTCCAGCTCGCGCACGTCGGCTTCGCCGAGGGCATGCTGGTGGCGGAGCGCCTGGCCGGTCTCAAGACCGTCCCGGTCGACTACGACGGCGTGCCCCGGGTGACGTACTGCCACCCCGAGGTCGCCTCCGTGGGCATCACCGAGGCCAAGGCCAAGGAGATCTACGGCGCGGACAAGGTCGTCGCCCTCAAGTACAACCTCGCGGGCAACGGCAAGAGCAAGATCCTCAAGACCGCGGGCGAGATCAAGCTCGTCCAGGTCAAGGACGGTGCCGTGGTCGGCGTCCACATGGTCGGCGACCGCATGGGCGAGCAGGTCGGCGAAGCCCAGCTGATCTACAACTGGGAAGCGCTGCCGGCCGAGGTGGCCCAGCTCATCCACGCCCACCCGACCCAGAACGAGGCGCTCGGCGAGGCCCACCTGGCCCTGGCGGGCAAGCCGCTGCACTCCCACGACTGA